From one Salvelinus sp. IW2-2015 linkage group LG11, ASM291031v2, whole genome shotgun sequence genomic stretch:
- the LOC111969949 gene encoding synaptoporin-like: MLSTNELVSVGTFQVLKLPLGFIRVLEWLFSIFAFATCGGYSGQLWVSVDCQLDKASSNLSIGIDFAYPFRLHQVSFEAPLCEGGRRERLFLIGDYTSSAEFFVTIAVFAFLYSFTATIVYIFFQNKYRENNRGPLIDFIVTVVFSFMWLVSSSAWAKALSDIKVATDPDEVQELMSACKVMTNKCGSVQGPRWSGLNTSVVFGFLNFVLWAGNIWFVFKETGWHKGGPARYAGAPPEKQAETFNQQQPYNQGSFDQSGGYSAQGDQEQVSEYSPVGGPTSFSNQM, from the exons cttttttccatttttGCATTTGCAACATGTGGAGGCTACAGTGGACAGCTGTGGGTCAGTGTGGACTGCCAGCTTGACAAGGCCAGCAGCAACCTCAGTATTGGCATCGATTTTGCCTATCCTTTTAG GTTGCACCAGGTGTCCTTCGAGGCTCCGCTGtgtgagggggggaggagggagaggctcTTTCTCATCGGGGACTACACTTCCTCGGCTGAGTTCTTTGTCACCATCGCTGTGTTCGCCTTCCTCTACTCCTTCACGGCCACCATWGTCTACATCTTCTTCCAGAACAAGTACCGCGAGAACAACCGAGGCCCTCTGATC GACTTTATAGTGACCGTGGTGTTCTCCTTCATGTGGCTGGTCAGTTCTTCAGCCTGGGCTAAAGCCCTGTCGGACATCAAGGTGGCCACAGACCCAGATGAGGTGCAGGAGCTCATGTCTGCCTGTAAGGTCATGACCAACAAGTGTGGCTCAGTGCAAGGACCCCGCTGGTCAGGCCTCAATACCTCTGTG gtTTTTGGCTTCCTAAACTTCGTCCTGTGGGCAGGAAACATCTGGTTTGTCTTCAAGGAGACTGGTTGGCATAAAGGAGGACCAGCTCGGTATGCTGGAGCGCCTCCCGAAAAACAGGCTGAGACATTCAACCAGCAGCAGCCCTACAACCAGGGCAGTTTTGACCAGTCAGGAGGCTACAGCGCCCAGGGAGACCAGGAGCAGGTATCAGAATACAGTCCTGTGGGTGGACCCACCTCCTTCTCCAATCAGATGTAG